The Hemibagrus wyckioides isolate EC202008001 linkage group LG10, SWU_Hwy_1.0, whole genome shotgun sequence genome includes a window with the following:
- the axdnd1 gene encoding axonemal dynein light chain domain-containing protein 1 has protein sequence MSACVKSGPSPPALPRPESRRSKRLNHSVLPSVEENNLMAELPEVKDRSSVNEGVQMPVLSLENEQNDFIPDELLSHLTSTVCPQDRLQYSKTHKHQKVCGIRAPDAVWHHSTGRKKYHYFLDQPTSVTGAGRDISFLCDSLAAQRQRIFLPPMPDRVTLSLQDSQKDTNSTETLIPEEYHIMTNTGVKALQCFDDKFTVLLEDEKKRLKIFPSMRPSGRLEAVQLLRVMDDMLEKAGANQEFEEVKGLSQIQGLLELVRVEQNIYNIVFHELIRQVSVECRERGQLLAKLRHRYVTLLDRIPRQLISLHTETLAQRALDRRLTEEIICFKNSIAQLNEELNQLREHDDHVSKQAEKTQEELAKALKQSQLDSDIVGEYHSLYELQRQRLEGQVAVLTEERDLWSKVTYSIALKVIKLNNLQLVSRLHVSEQAWSTTAQHLTNLLTAKDSEDLKRIMQLTDQWKEQLTSFMENLRETEKKQNESISSIQHGLVRWHKFFEDNVRSPDVKSEKTSVEELCNDLKQWSMVLSMQCERYGGADLLSGQETLHTLGQLQDSWVEVCMQLFRRHPVLDRETPKGQVAMKELSHAITELHTQLGIRINGESGIQQQLTTLAGVIGSWAHRLKSVGRLDMVHHSEWLKLEKTLGSWINLCEEALVNVSNTQTESEKIKHKPHTEIEIDDVLNMLREFVSSQNNFYDYTNLTLCEEVSSMHSLRTRWMVDLLLLMVPDRCDGQEPHPPPSPELNTLKNVSFQKLEEDARNLAQKLNYFTKYITSSCQAIVEEMMQKNMTQDDAENEIYQLKKLQRECAEWVDICRILLCDLMGRPLELQLPGEAVPKFITDLSLSVESVPSAVGVYANQEKPTEANEDERGAGTAGGRPYISQKINKQVEEREEDGTEDEKRSSVLKLIGHDGQIIEQTLGEETVDTGTSDPVVRPRSENAQQAFNALGTLGILQQELLAVEARAISAEERALKAEESLQAALEKIYDLERQLPQKNRLEIKASKSVSPVAKKEAIPEVKEVNQQPTPSPKSTKSSKKH, from the exons ATGTCTGCATGTGTAAAGTCCGGTCCGTCACCTCCTGCGCTCCCGAGGCCAGAGAGCCGGAGGTCCAAGAGACTAAATCACTCTGTTTTACCTTCTGTTGAAGAAAACAACT TAATGGCTGAGCTTCCTGAAGTAAAAGACAGATCATCAGTAAATGAAGGAGTCCAAATGCCAGTGCTCTCACtagaaaatgagcaaaatgaCTTCATACCAGATGAGCTTCTCTCCCATCTCACCTCAACTGTATGCCCACAAGACAGACTCCAGTACAGCAAAACTCACAAACACCAAAAG GTTTGTGGAATACGTGCACCGGATGCAGTATGGCACCACAGCACTGGCCGCAAAAAATACCATTACTTTCTTGACCAGCCAACATCTGTGACTGGAGCTGGCAG GGATATATCCTTTCTGTGTGACTCTTTGGCAGCTCAGAGGCAGCGAATCTTCCTCCCTCCAATGCCTGACAGGGTCACCCTTTCTTTGCAAGATAGTCAAAAG GATACAAATTCTACAGAGACGTTAATCCCAGAGGAATACCATATAATGACAAATACAGGAGTAAAAGCACTGCAGTGTTTTGATGA CAAATTTACAGTTCTGCTAGAGGATGAGAAAAAGAGACTCAAGATCTTTCCATCAAT GAGGCCGAGTGGGCGCCTGGAGGCAGTGCAGCTGTTGAGGGTAATGGATGACATGCTGGAAAAGGCAGGTGCCAATCAAGAGTTCGAGGAGGTCAAAGGCCTCTCACAG ATACAGGGTCTGTTGGAGTTGGTGCGGGTCGAgcagaacatctacaacatcgTGTTTCATGAGTTAATCCGGCAGGTGAGCGTGGAGTGTAGAGAGAGGGGCCAGCTACTAGCtaaactcag GCACAGGTATGTGACTCTGTTAGACCGAATCCCCCGTCAACTCATAAGTCTGCATACAGAGACCCTGGCACAGAGAGCTCTGGACCGTCGGCTGACTGAAGAAATCATCTGCTTCAAGAACTCTATTGCACAACTCAATGA AGAGCTTAATCAGCTGAGGGAGCATGATGACCATGTGTCCAAGCAGGCTGAAAAGACCCAGGAGGAGTTGGCGAAAGCACTGAAGCAATCACAGCTTGACTCTGA CATTGTTGGGGAGTACCACAGTCTGTATGAGCTGCAGAGGCAGAGGCTGGAGGGGCAAGTTGCTGTACTGACTGAAGAGAGAGACTTATGGAGCAAGGTCACCTACAGCATCGCTCTCAAG gttattaaattaaacaacCTGCAGCTGGTCAGCAGACTTCATGTTAGTGAGCAGGCATGGAGCACAACCGCACAGCATTTGACTAATCTGCTGACAGCAAAG gactctgaggatctgaaacgTATCATGCAGCTGACAGACCAGTGGAAAGAGCAGCTGACCAGTTTCATGGAGAACCTCAGagagactgaaaaaaaacagaatgagaGTATCAGTTCCATCCAGCATGGCCTTGTCAGGTGGCACAAGTTCTTTGAGGATAACGTAAG GAGCCCTGATGTAAAATCTGAAAAAACTTCAGTGGAGGAATTGTGTAATGACTTGAAGCAATGGTCAATG GTGTTGAGCATGCAGTGTGAGCGGTATGGAGGAGCAGACCTTCTCTCTGGTCAAGAGACTCTTCACACACTAGGGCAGCTGCAGGATTCgtgggtggaggtgtgtatgcaACTTTTCAGGAGACATCCAGTATTGGATAGAGAGACTCCTAAGGGCCAGGTGGCTATGAAAGAACTGAGCCATGCTATCACTGAGCTCCACACACAGCTGGGTATCCGTATCAATGGAGAGAGCG GAATTCAGCAACAGTTGACCACACTGGCTGGAGTAATTGGTTCCTGGGCACACAGACTAAAATCTGTTGGACGGTTAGACATGGTGCATCACTCTGAATGGTTGAAGCTGGAGAAGACCCTAGGAAGCTGGATAAATTTGTGCGAGGAGGCCCTGGTAAACGTGAGCAACAcccagacagagagtgagaagataAAGCATAAACCTCACACCGA GATTGAAATCGACGATGTCCTGAACATGCTGAGGGAGTTTGTCTCTTCTCAAAATAACTTTTATGACTACACAAACCTGACACTTTGTGAAGAG GTCAGCTCTATGCATTCCCTGCGGACTCGCTGGATGGTGGATCTGCTGCTACTCATGGTGCCAGATCGGTGTGATGGCCAAGAGCCCCATCCTCCACCAAGCCCAGAATTAAACACTTTAAAGAATGTGTCTTTTCAGAAGCTTGAGGAAGATGCCAGGAATCTTGCACAGAAACTCAACTACTTCACCAAATACATTACAAG TTCTTGCCAGGCTATCGTAGAGGAGatgatgcagaaaaatatgACTCAGGATGACGCAGAAAATGAAATTTACCAGCTTAAAAAGCTTCAG AGGGAGTGTGCTGAGTGGGTGGACATCTGTCGGATCCTGCTGTGTGATTTGATGGGACGCCCTTTGGAGCTGCAGCTGCCTGGGGAAGCTGTGCCCAAGTTCATCACTGACCTCTCCTTATCTGTGGAGAGTGTACCCTCTGCT GTTGGTGTATATGCCAATCAAGAGAAGCCAACCGAAGCCAATGAAGATGAGAGGGGAGCTGGAACAGCAGGAGGCAGACCTTATATttcccaaaaaataaataagcag GTGGAGGAAAGGGAAGAGGATGGCACTGAGGATGAAAAGAGAAGCTCAGTCCTGAAGCTTATTGGTCATGATGGCCAAATTATTGAACAGACTTTAGGAGAGGAAACAGTGGACACAGGG ACCAGTGATCCTGTGGTGCGACCACGATCTGAGAATGCACAGCAGGCTTTTAATGCATTGGGTACTCTGGGGATTCTTCAGCAGGAGCTACT agctgtggAGGCTCGTGCTATCAGTGCTGAAGAGAGGGCTCTAAAGGCAGAGGAATCCCTCCAGGCAGCTTTAGAGAAGATCTATGATTTAGAGAGACAACTACCACAAAAAAACAGACTAGAAATTAAAG CTAGTAAGTCTGTTTCACCAGTTGCAAAGAAGGAGGCCATTCCTGAAGTGAAAGAGGTGAACCAGCAGCCCACACCAAGCCCCAAATCAACTAAAAGCAGCAAGAAACACTAA